In one window of Chryseobacterium viscerum DNA:
- a CDS encoding LemA family protein produces MNQTVAIILLILLGVVIISFLINLYNKLVMLKFNVDKAFGNIDVVLKQRADEIPNLVTVAKHFMNYEEKLLARLTELRTFYNNSTDADKRTEIANETSKALSSFFAVSENYPELKSNNNFLELQKRISDLENKIADRREFFNDSVNLYNIGIHEFPNVILAKMLGYKDKTLLEITNEEKHYDGVQF; encoded by the coding sequence ATGAATCAGACGGTCGCAATCATATTACTTATTCTGCTGGGAGTAGTTATCATCAGTTTTCTAATCAATCTTTATAACAAGCTGGTTATGCTTAAATTTAATGTTGATAAAGCCTTTGGTAATATTGATGTAGTGCTGAAACAGCGTGCAGATGAGATCCCCAATCTTGTTACAGTTGCCAAACACTTTATGAACTATGAGGAAAAGCTCCTTGCCCGCCTTACAGAGCTCAGGACCTTTTATAATAACAGTACTGATGCAGATAAAAGAACAGAGATTGCCAATGAAACCTCAAAAGCACTTTCTTCATTCTTTGCTGTTTCAGAAAACTATCCCGAACTGAAGTCTAATAATAATTTCCTTGAACTGCAGAAAAGAATTTCCGATCTGGAGAACAAAATAGCAGACAGAAGAGAATTTTTTAATGACAGCGTTAACCTTTATAACATCGGAATTCATGAATTTCCCAATGTGATACTGGCGAAAATGTTAGGCTATAAAGACAAAACTTTACTGGAAATCACAAACGAAGAAAAACATTATGACGGGGTTCAGTTTTAA
- a CDS encoding OmpA family protein, with protein sequence MAKGVKKIKVVSGLYYPKMSVLGQRVTIKPDQWVQFGIDEWLPGTTDADKKKPLIWMRQNSNRKIIINQVSSAGGYKFLIDKQYCGSYQFYIEASLSGVRDTKNNTGLYVKGWCEPKIVSSKWSTQKNSKSIKNNKKIEYISYGHIVHLNLMTEGLNGNTLIIELWNRQTAKKDKQICVYTDVQVIDGEVNLKIENTYSWMAHVDYIVNVEEFYIKVKDAASKQYIKDRLGDDLHAIYLNVKNKIVTTNTNGAQNQTPTKVYKPDVNAVRLEPCKFEVIKITESEIKDGKANNTTATVFKNGDGVKQIKSAALQEHIQRTIFYKFDSTVIDKDGVAILNNVLKFLLEHKDATMNLSGYACVIGKENYNKGLSQRRADVVKKFFADGGLDPKRIISVGKGEVDPTDDKMGRDNIKYKNEKDYENNRRVDISFVFNAHDAQTINYAVVAPTSATKKELIIDVTGFDTNSCFRDTKNKHKKEIYIVDVGQAIDKGDTKKSFQTPSFPYEVYAPLSRYNFGGGVGFDAQSMTVMQYIWPASSSPNQFHMHVHTCRYYSNEKRTTVLIKAYPDIKWRFAFFINLSNSLSIKWQKMTPDKHKELRSKALSLANEEKGKYTDVEFGVELKASYDKQKDGSYYCKPELTLKYKDKISKLFSIISSVKKMSQGITSQTKGVVSKGVGRKLPFEIKLNAPALYFGAEWEADVNEAHSDIGTKLMLFIEAKPLVELAIVFDLLALIVQAGVAVATAGTGNALALEIFNMVREWASKGYETEHVVINFKMYIDLEVKGKVDGVIDGSFSTVKDGAEVNFDLSSNITVELKSGLELKGMFVVIGTTKKPELEGHIEGKLTAGATMGITSGHKLKYDSTAGIYYIPSLSIDPCVGTVVVMVKAGFTYKKVSSDWTPVNYNRTRTFFDGFDIMKYLAELAGYDNKMLLWEKKKN encoded by the coding sequence ATGGCAAAAGGCGTAAAAAAAATAAAAGTTGTAAGCGGACTGTATTATCCTAAAATGTCTGTACTAGGGCAAAGGGTAACAATAAAACCTGACCAATGGGTGCAGTTTGGTATTGACGAATGGCTGCCGGGCACTACAGATGCAGATAAAAAGAAACCTCTTATCTGGATGAGGCAGAACAGCAACAGGAAAATTATTATCAATCAGGTATCCTCTGCGGGCGGGTATAAATTTTTAATAGATAAACAATACTGCGGAAGTTATCAATTCTATATAGAAGCCAGTCTTTCAGGAGTAAGAGATACTAAAAATAATACAGGCCTGTACGTGAAAGGCTGGTGTGAGCCCAAAATTGTAAGCAGTAAGTGGTCCACACAAAAAAACAGCAAAAGCATAAAAAACAATAAAAAGATAGAGTATATTTCCTACGGACATATTGTACACCTGAACCTGATGACAGAAGGCCTGAATGGGAATACACTTATTATTGAGCTGTGGAACCGCCAAACTGCCAAAAAAGATAAGCAGATATGTGTATATACTGATGTACAGGTAATAGATGGTGAAGTGAACCTGAAAATAGAAAACACCTATTCCTGGATGGCGCATGTAGATTATATTGTAAACGTAGAGGAATTTTATATTAAAGTAAAAGATGCCGCGTCAAAGCAATATATCAAAGATAGATTGGGTGATGATCTTCATGCCATCTATCTGAATGTGAAAAATAAAATAGTCACAACCAATACCAATGGAGCCCAGAACCAGACTCCAACGAAAGTATATAAGCCGGATGTAAATGCAGTCAGACTTGAACCCTGTAAATTTGAAGTCATCAAAATTACAGAAAGTGAAATAAAAGATGGCAAAGCCAACAATACAACAGCTACAGTCTTTAAAAACGGAGACGGTGTAAAACAGATAAAATCCGCTGCATTACAGGAACATATTCAGAGAACGATCTTTTATAAATTTGATTCAACAGTCATTGATAAAGATGGAGTGGCCATACTGAATAATGTACTCAAATTTCTTCTCGAACACAAAGATGCTACCATGAATCTCAGTGGCTATGCCTGCGTTATAGGAAAAGAAAATTACAACAAAGGACTTTCACAAAGAAGGGCAGATGTTGTCAAAAAATTCTTTGCAGACGGAGGGTTAGATCCAAAAAGAATCATCTCAGTAGGAAAAGGAGAAGTAGATCCTACCGATGATAAAATGGGAAGAGATAATATCAAATACAAAAATGAGAAAGACTACGAAAACAACCGTAGAGTAGACATTTCATTCGTATTCAATGCTCATGATGCCCAGACAATCAATTATGCTGTAGTAGCTCCTACTTCAGCCACTAAAAAAGAACTCATTATTGATGTTACAGGATTTGATACCAACAGCTGTTTCAGAGATACCAAAAACAAGCATAAAAAAGAAATTTATATCGTAGACGTAGGGCAGGCAATAGATAAAGGAGATACAAAGAAAAGTTTCCAGACTCCATCATTCCCTTATGAAGTCTATGCTCCGCTGAGCAGGTATAATTTTGGAGGAGGAGTTGGGTTTGATGCCCAATCAATGACCGTTATGCAATATATCTGGCCTGCATCTTCCAGCCCGAATCAGTTTCATATGCACGTACATACCTGCAGGTATTACAGCAATGAGAAAAGAACTACGGTATTAATAAAAGCATATCCGGATATAAAGTGGAGATTCGCCTTTTTTATCAATCTGAGCAACAGCTTAAGTATAAAATGGCAGAAAATGACTCCCGACAAGCATAAAGAACTTCGAAGTAAGGCATTAAGCCTTGCCAATGAAGAGAAAGGAAAATACACAGATGTAGAATTCGGAGTGGAGCTTAAGGCCTCTTATGACAAACAAAAAGATGGAAGCTATTATTGTAAGCCGGAGCTTACTCTGAAATATAAAGATAAGATCAGTAAACTCTTCTCTATTATTTCTTCCGTTAAAAAAATGTCGCAGGGAATCACATCACAGACAAAAGGTGTGGTGTCCAAAGGAGTAGGAAGAAAGCTGCCATTTGAAATAAAATTAAATGCTCCCGCATTATATTTTGGAGCAGAATGGGAAGCAGATGTAAATGAAGCTCATTCTGATATAGGGACAAAACTGATGCTCTTCATTGAAGCAAAACCTTTGGTTGAGCTGGCCATTGTTTTTGACCTTTTGGCTTTAATTGTTCAGGCAGGAGTTGCTGTAGCGACGGCCGGAACAGGAAATGCGCTCGCTCTTGAAATCTTCAATATGGTAAGAGAATGGGCAAGCAAAGGATATGAAACGGAACATGTAGTTATCAATTTTAAAATGTACATTGATCTTGAAGTAAAAGGAAAAGTAGACGGTGTTATCGATGGTTCATTCAGTACTGTGAAAGACGGAGCGGAGGTCAATTTTGATCTGAGCTCCAATATAACCGTTGAATTAAAATCCGGACTCGAGTTAAAAGGAATGTTTGTGGTCATCGGAACTACAAAAAAACCAGAACTGGAAGGACACATAGAAGGAAAACTAACTGCAGGAGCAACAATGGGAATTACTTCAGGGCATAAATTAAAATATGATTCCACAGCCGGAATTTATTATATTCCGAGTTTAAGTATAGACCCATGTGTGGGAACAGTAGTGGTCATGGTAAAAGCCGGATTTACCTATAAAAAAGTAAGCTCAGACTGGACTCCGGTAAATTATAACAGAACCCGTACATTTTTTGACGGATTTGATATCATGAAATATTTAGCAGAACTAGCAGGTTATGACAACAAAATGTTACTTTGGGAAAAAAAGAAAAATTAA
- a CDS encoding DUF2235 domain-containing protein, which yields MHNNQFGSYTPSVSKEEVLDITIGIFFDGTLNNKTNTDERKKGTEAHKKHGGKATDNTSYNNDWSNVARMWDNYDKNFGIYIEGIGTQDKEGDATLGYAFGTGETGIRSKVRKGCEEIVKKVKTIKAEKKADKIAVLTFDVFGFSRGAAAARNFVYEIGKAKYKATSRTVANEAVSVTTYSDDDGKGVASEELPKWGHLGLKLEEAGLKVDVLKVRFLGIYDTVSSYSKYLSPVPNFSNDVEELSLNDIGKAQTVVHFIAENEHRENFDLTRVHIGTEKTFPGVHCDVGGAYENGQETWEEVETSWTTSTKLKALKTELETEGWYEKDQLTITPGFYLSLRGSRYLLKTFSYIPLHFMAEYGIDKNLPITIKKLTDDKYSIMDDQFLIGIKDRLRTYVMGDGKPYSFRHYKELRDAYGGNEIPEDRQTAYQKEVKEQDDLRFLRLHYLHWSARREKIGMDPRPNRTRVIH from the coding sequence ATGCACAACAATCAATTTGGAAGTTATACACCATCTGTATCCAAAGAGGAAGTACTGGATATTACCATTGGGATTTTTTTTGACGGAACCCTGAATAATAAAACCAATACAGACGAAAGAAAAAAAGGGACGGAGGCTCATAAAAAACATGGCGGAAAAGCTACAGATAATACCAGCTACAATAATGACTGGAGTAATGTAGCCCGTATGTGGGATAATTATGATAAAAACTTCGGTATTTATATAGAAGGTATCGGTACACAGGATAAAGAAGGAGATGCTACGCTGGGCTATGCTTTTGGAACAGGAGAAACCGGGATCAGATCAAAAGTGAGAAAAGGCTGTGAAGAAATCGTAAAAAAGGTGAAAACCATTAAAGCAGAAAAGAAAGCTGATAAAATTGCTGTTCTTACTTTTGATGTATTCGGATTTAGCCGTGGGGCTGCTGCTGCCCGTAACTTTGTATACGAAATTGGAAAAGCAAAATATAAAGCCACTTCACGCACAGTTGCCAATGAAGCTGTTTCAGTGACTACCTACTCAGATGATGACGGAAAAGGTGTTGCTTCGGAAGAACTTCCAAAATGGGGACATTTAGGCCTTAAACTTGAAGAAGCAGGATTAAAGGTCGATGTTTTGAAAGTAAGATTCCTGGGAATTTACGATACGGTTTCTTCCTATTCAAAATACCTGTCACCAGTACCCAATTTCAGCAATGACGTAGAAGAACTGAGCCTTAATGATATTGGAAAAGCTCAGACGGTAGTTCATTTTATTGCAGAAAACGAGCACAGAGAAAACTTTGACCTGACAAGAGTACATATCGGAACGGAAAAAACATTCCCGGGTGTACACTGCGATGTAGGCGGAGCCTATGAAAACGGGCAGGAAACATGGGAAGAAGTTGAAACATCATGGACCACCAGTACCAAATTAAAAGCATTAAAAACAGAGCTTGAAACAGAAGGATGGTACGAAAAAGACCAGCTTACCATTACTCCCGGATTTTATCTTTCATTAAGAGGATCTCGCTATCTGCTGAAGACTTTCAGCTATATTCCTTTACATTTTATGGCAGAATATGGGATTGATAAAAATCTTCCTATAACCATAAAGAAACTGACAGACGATAAATATTCCATTATGGATGATCAATTTTTAATAGGAATAAAAGATCGTCTCAGAACTTACGTAATGGGAGATGGCAAACCTTATTCTTTCAGACATTATAAAGAACTGAGGGACGCCTATGGAGGAAACGAAATTCCGGAAGACCGCCAGACAGCGTATCAGAAAGAAGTAAAAGAACAGGATGATTTAAGATTCCTTCGTCTTCATTACCTTCACTGGTCCGCAAGAAGAGAAAAAATCGGGATGGATCCGAGGCCAAACAGAACAAGAGTTATCCATTAG
- a CDS encoding DUF4280 domain-containing protein, translated as MAEKHIVVQGAMCKCQFGQAPDKLKVLTHQKEYANDKSASKKLIVTTKEIGAATFEKNTFGNCTKMGVPPPPCKIMVTEWQKFYDKVQLSNGGYIIVEDSKAVCAVAGTPCIEIIDHGQRAEASQQNFKNADKDVQQQINPLVDSEEMYNEQPSGGGQDGAI; from the coding sequence ATGGCAGAAAAACATATTGTAGTACAGGGCGCCATGTGCAAATGCCAGTTCGGGCAGGCTCCGGACAAGCTGAAAGTACTTACACACCAAAAAGAATATGCCAATGATAAAAGCGCTTCCAAAAAACTGATCGTTACTACGAAAGAAATAGGAGCAGCTACATTTGAAAAAAATACCTTCGGAAACTGTACCAAAATGGGAGTTCCGCCGCCACCTTGCAAAATCATGGTTACAGAATGGCAGAAGTTTTATGATAAAGTACAGCTCAGCAATGGCGGATATATCATTGTAGAAGACAGCAAAGCCGTATGTGCTGTTGCCGGAACTCCATGCATTGAGATCATAGACCACGGGCAGAGAGCAGAAGCCAGCCAGCAGAACTTTAAAAATGCAGATAAAGACGTCCAGCAGCAGATTAATCCGTTGGTAGATTCCGAAGAAATGTATAACGAGCAGCCTTCAGGAGGAGGTCAGGATGGTGCAATCTAA
- a CDS encoding DUF2931 family protein, translating into MEEKYSWLGTVSAPQEYPMEVYEGAIVADGFTYSFDAIWGTQNTGWGKEGGTMNVTTERMNAPHELEFTWYSLVEKKFYTGKWNLDKEKIKSLFDEGFVDQDTKKKSTYSSFVVGLAPQGRVVLWMKGAGNQKEVGAFQAHDTVITKEKAYDNAQYMLKEGFADRMLKDPSYKTFKPEVREKIEKEGYPAADIYNVYREKYSWKPSVILPEGATWIDFGFTNYNGEQENLFDQSLKANTYKSRAVPGFCGFYWKDKNNNRYAVWIDSFDDKEIFDLFQKLGKGKNIDLTIKVNEDNTKVLVFLESEKEKLAVTKAKIRVSGKIE; encoded by the coding sequence ATGGAAGAAAAATACAGTTGGCTGGGAACCGTTTCTGCCCCACAGGAATATCCGATGGAAGTGTATGAAGGAGCTATTGTTGCCGATGGTTTTACTTACAGCTTTGATGCAATCTGGGGAACACAAAATACAGGATGGGGTAAAGAAGGAGGAACCATGAACGTGACCACCGAAAGAATGAATGCTCCTCATGAGCTGGAATTCACATGGTATTCTCTGGTAGAGAAAAAATTCTATACCGGGAAATGGAACCTGGATAAAGAAAAGATAAAAAGCCTTTTTGACGAAGGATTTGTAGATCAGGACACGAAAAAGAAATCTACTTACAGTTCTTTTGTTGTGGGACTAGCTCCACAAGGAAGGGTAGTGCTTTGGATGAAAGGTGCAGGAAATCAGAAAGAAGTAGGTGCTTTTCAGGCTCATGATACTGTTATTACCAAAGAAAAAGCATACGATAACGCACAGTATATGCTGAAAGAAGGCTTTGCGGACAGAATGTTGAAAGATCCGTCTTATAAGACATTCAAGCCGGAAGTTCGGGAGAAAATTGAAAAAGAAGGATATCCTGCAGCTGATATTTATAACGTATACAGAGAAAAATACAGCTGGAAACCTTCAGTGATTCTTCCGGAAGGTGCAACATGGATAGATTTCGGATTTACCAATTATAACGGTGAGCAGGAAAATCTTTTTGATCAGAGTTTAAAAGCTAATACCTACAAAAGCAGAGCTGTTCCCGGATTCTGTGGTTTTTACTGGAAAGATAAAAACAACAACAGATATGCGGTATGGATAGACTCTTTTGATGACAAAGAAATATTTGATCTGTTTCAAAAATTAGGTAAGGGTAAAAACATTGATCTTACCATTAAAGTTAATGAAGACAATACCAAAGTTTTGGTGTTCTTAGAATCTGAAAAAGAAAAGCTGGCTGTTACCAAAGCAAAAATCAGAGTATCCGGAAAGATAGAATGA